One genomic window of Candidatus Pseudobacter hemicellulosilyticus includes the following:
- a CDS encoding response regulator, protein MTRSFLLTDDDSDDRELFAEALMAIDPSIVCHFAEDGESALLLLESKRIAQPDMIFLDINMPGMNGWQLLKKLKASESLKNLPVVMYSTSSSTQDKETARDLGALCLITKPYNFKLVRNVLEIVVDSLERNALAELCVDIHQVLKV, encoded by the coding sequence ATGACAAGAAGTTTTTTGCTGACAGACGATGATAGCGACGACCGGGAGTTGTTTGCCGAAGCCCTGATGGCCATTGACCCGTCTATTGTATGCCATTTTGCAGAAGATGGCGAATCTGCCCTGCTCCTGCTGGAAAGCAAGCGCATTGCCCAACCAGATATGATCTTCCTGGACATCAATATGCCGGGAATGAATGGTTGGCAGTTATTAAAAAAACTGAAAGCAAGCGAGTCCCTGAAAAACCTGCCGGTAGTGATGTATTCTACTTCCTCCAGTACACAGGATAAAGAAACTGCGCGGGACCTGGGAGCGCTCTGCCTTATTACCAAGCCTTACAATTTCAAACTGGTGCGGAACGTACTGGAAATAGTGGTAGATAGCCTGGAAAGGAATGCCCTGGCTGAGCTTTGTGTGGATATTCACCAGGTACTGAAAGTATAA